The genomic segment ACGTTGACTTTTACTCGGCGTCGACGTATTACATGCTTGGCATCCCGGTGGAGCTGTACACCCCCATTTTCGCCGTGAGCCGCATGTCGGGATGGACCGCCCACTTGCTGGAGCAGTTCAGCGACAATCGGCTCATCCGCCCCCGCGCGGAGTACGTGGGTCCCCTGGGCCTGACCTTCGTGCCCCTCGCGGAACGGGTCGTGCAGCCGGCCAGCTGACTAGCTGCACCACGGAAGCGACGGCGCCGGCCCGGCGGGCGGCGCCGTCGGCGCGTCTTCGCCCGCCGGTTCGATGCGCCCGAGACGAAGGAGGAGATGAGGCTCGTGACCAACGGCATGCTCGTGTACATCACCACGCCCACCGCCGAAGAGGCCCAGCGGCTGGGCCGCATTCTCGTCGAGCAGAAACTGGCCGCCTGCGCCAACATCGTGCCGGCCATTCGTTCCATTTACCGCTGGCAGGGCGAAATCGTCGAGGATGGCGAAGCGCTGTTGCTGATCAAGACGACGCGAGAAGCGGTGGAGGCTCTCATCGATTGCGTCAAGCAGAACCACTCCTACACCGTTCCGTGCATCACCGCCTTCCCCATCGCCCAAGGCAACCCGGATTACCTGCGCTGGCTGGAGGAATCGGTTTCCGTCCCGGCCGGCGAGCGATAAGCGGTTGGGCTGGCCGGCGCGAGGCGGACCCTCAGGCGGGGCCGTAGGAGACAAAAAAGGCCCCTGACTTAGTCAGGGGCCTTGGAGGACGCCTCCTGCGCCAGCTGCCGCTCGGCGCGCTCGATGGCCGCCCTCACCAGGGACCCGGCTTCGCGAGCCGTGATGTCGCCCCAGTCGCCGTTGCGAACCTTGTGGGCGAATCCCAGCTCCTCGGCCAGCTCGTACTTGAGAGCGTCCGACATCACGCCGCGGCGACGCGACACGGTGCAAGCACCTCCACGGCTAGCGTGCGCGGCGCCGCGGCGATCCAGCCCGGGAAATTCAGCCGCGCCGGGCAAGGACCTTGTCGGCCAGGCGTACGAACTCGTCCACGTCGGCCAGCACGTGTTCTACCGCCTGCAGCCAGAACGTCTCCCGCTGCAGGTCGGCGCCCAGGTGCTTCTTGGCCAGATCTTCCACCGTCATGCGCCCGGTGTCCAGCAGCAAGCCGTCCACCACGTCGGCCAGTTTGCCCCCCAGCTCTTGCTTGCGGGCGTAAATG from the Bacillota bacterium genome contains:
- a CDS encoding divalent-cation tolerance protein CutA gives rise to the protein MLVYITTPTAEEAQRLGRILVEQKLAACANIVPAIRSIYRWQGEIVEDGEALLLIKTTREAVEALIDCVKQNHSYTVPCITAFPIAQGNPDYLRWLEESVSVPAGER
- a CDS encoding small, acid-soluble spore protein, alpha/beta type, which produces MSDALKYELAEELGFAHKVRNGDWGDITAREAGSLVRAAIERAERQLAQEASSKAPD